A single genomic interval of Nocardia bhagyanarayanae harbors:
- a CDS encoding FdhF/YdeP family oxidoreductase, with translation MQRHGPTEDIDESALTVTAPKEQAAGVTAVAVALKRSVEEMGVVRTARTLTRLNQVNGFDCPGCAWPEPSGHRRPAEFCENGAKAVAEEATLRTVTPEFFAAHSIDELAGKSGYWLGQQGRLTHPMVLRPGDTHYSPIAWDEAYRLIADQLRALSSPDEAVFYTSGRTANETAFLYQLLVRSYGTNNLPDCSNMCHESSGAALIGSIGIGKGSVSIDDFGKADLIIVAGQNPGTNHPRMLSALADAKANGARVIAVNPLPETGLLGFRDPQTVRGVTTGVAIADDFLQIRLGGDMALFQGLGKLLFDAEDLAPGTVVDRAFVDAHCAGFADYEKHTRAVDLGVVQAATGLSMAELERTARLLAESRSTIICWAMGLTQQAHGVATIEEATNLLLLRGMIGKPGAGVCPVRGHSNVQGDRTMGIWEKMPDAFLDSLDREFGITSPRQHGWDTVNSIRAMRDGRAKVFFGMGGNFVSATPDTEVTEAALRNCELTVQVSTKLNRSHVVHGRTALILPTLGRTDKDVQDGTKQQVSVEDSMSMVHLSTGRLEPVSAQLRSEVAIVCELALALFGADHPVPWARYQRDYDKIRDAIARVVPGCADYNTRVRQRNGFVLPHPPRDSREFRTSTGRANFAVNALTWVPVPEGRLILQTLRSHDQYNTTIYGLDDRYRGVHGGRRVVLANKDDIAEFGFADGDLVDLVSEWTDGVERRVRAFRVVAYPTPRGNAAAYYPETNPLVPLDHVAARSNTPVSKAVTIRLERHVHVGAES, from the coding sequence ATGCAGCGTCACGGCCCGACCGAGGACATCGACGAATCCGCGCTGACCGTCACCGCGCCGAAAGAGCAGGCCGCGGGGGTGACGGCGGTGGCAGTGGCGCTGAAACGGTCGGTCGAGGAGATGGGCGTCGTCCGCACCGCCCGCACCCTGACCAGGCTCAACCAGGTCAACGGCTTCGACTGCCCCGGCTGCGCGTGGCCGGAACCCAGCGGGCACCGGCGCCCCGCGGAGTTCTGCGAGAACGGCGCCAAGGCCGTCGCCGAGGAGGCGACGCTGCGCACCGTCACGCCGGAGTTCTTCGCCGCCCACTCGATCGACGAACTCGCCGGGAAATCCGGCTACTGGCTCGGTCAGCAGGGCAGGCTCACCCATCCGATGGTGCTGCGCCCCGGCGACACGCACTACTCCCCCATCGCCTGGGACGAGGCCTACCGCCTGATCGCCGACCAGCTGCGCGCACTGTCCTCGCCGGACGAAGCGGTGTTCTACACCTCGGGCCGCACCGCCAACGAGACGGCGTTTCTCTACCAGTTGCTGGTCCGCAGCTACGGCACCAACAATCTGCCGGACTGCTCGAACATGTGCCACGAGTCGTCCGGCGCGGCGCTGATCGGCTCCATCGGCATCGGCAAGGGCTCGGTCTCGATCGACGACTTCGGTAAGGCCGATCTGATCATCGTCGCGGGCCAGAACCCCGGCACAAATCATCCCCGCATGCTCAGCGCGCTCGCCGACGCGAAGGCCAACGGGGCAAGGGTGATCGCGGTCAACCCGCTGCCGGAGACCGGCCTGCTCGGCTTCCGCGACCCGCAGACCGTGCGCGGCGTCACCACCGGCGTCGCCATCGCCGACGACTTCCTGCAGATCCGGCTCGGCGGCGACATGGCGCTGTTCCAAGGACTCGGCAAGCTGCTGTTCGACGCCGAGGACCTGGCCCCGGGCACCGTGGTCGACCGCGCTTTCGTGGACGCGCATTGCGCGGGCTTCGCCGACTACGAGAAGCACACGCGTGCGGTCGATCTCGGCGTCGTGCAGGCCGCAACCGGGCTGTCCATGGCGGAACTCGAGCGCACCGCGCGGCTGCTCGCCGAGTCGCGCAGCACCATCATCTGCTGGGCGATGGGCCTGACCCAGCAGGCGCACGGCGTCGCCACCATCGAGGAGGCGACCAACCTGCTGTTGCTCAGGGGCATGATCGGCAAGCCGGGCGCCGGCGTGTGCCCCGTGCGCGGACACTCCAACGTGCAGGGCGACCGCACCATGGGCATCTGGGAGAAGATGCCCGACGCCTTCCTCGACTCGCTCGACCGCGAGTTCGGCATTACCAGTCCGCGCCAACACGGTTGGGACACCGTGAATTCCATCCGGGCCATGCGTGACGGCCGGGCCAAGGTGTTCTTCGGCATGGGCGGCAACTTCGTCTCGGCGACCCCCGACACCGAAGTCACCGAGGCCGCGCTGCGCAATTGCGAACTCACCGTGCAGGTCTCGACCAAACTCAACCGCAGCCACGTGGTGCACGGGCGCACCGCGCTGATCCTGCCCACCCTCGGCCGCACCGACAAGGACGTCCAAGACGGGACGAAACAGCAAGTCTCCGTCGAGGATTCGATGTCGATGGTGCACCTGTCCACCGGCCGCCTCGAACCCGTCAGCGCTCAGCTGCGCAGCGAGGTCGCCATCGTCTGCGAACTCGCCCTCGCGCTGTTCGGCGCGGACCATCCCGTGCCGTGGGCGCGCTACCAGCGCGACTACGACAAGATCCGCGACGCGATCGCCCGCGTGGTGCCCGGTTGCGCCGACTACAACACCCGGGTCCGGCAGCGCAACGGTTTCGTCCTGCCGCATCCGCCGCGTGACAGCCGCGAATTCCGCACGTCCACAGGTCGCGCCAACTTCGCGGTCAACGCGCTGACGTGGGTGCCGGTGCCCGAAGGCAGGCTCATCCTGCAGACGCTGCGCAGCCACGACCAGTACAACACCACCATCTACGGCCTCGACGATCGCTACCGCGGCGTGCACGGCGGACGACGGGTGGTCCTGGCGAACAAGGACGACATCGCCGAATTCGGCTTCGCAGACGGCGATCTCGTCGATCTCGTCTCGGAGTGGACCGACGGCGTGGAGCGTCGCGTGCGAGCTTTCCGGGTGGTCGCCTATCCGACGCCGCGCGGCAACGCCGCCGCCTACTATCCCGAGACCAATCCGCTCGTCCCCCTGGATCACGTTGCGGCGCGGTCCAATACGCCGGTCTCCAAGGCGGTGACGATCCGGCTGGAGCGGCACGTACACGTCGGGGCCGAGTCGTGA